One Dioscorea cayenensis subsp. rotundata cultivar TDr96_F1 chromosome 15, TDr96_F1_v2_PseudoChromosome.rev07_lg8_w22 25.fasta, whole genome shotgun sequence genomic region harbors:
- the LOC120277642 gene encoding disease resistance protein RPS2-like — protein MEANEKKKMECLDDNAAWSLFKEKAGKELIASDKQIQHHAEDITKKCAGLPLALVTVGKAMSTKKTPGEWEYVATMMRKSKYQNIPGMKESNFFPILKISYDSLESDYLRQCFLYCSLWGEDEQIPTDELIECWMGHGLLDDYDELNEAYIKGETIIGILKEACLLESGVQQGVFDRSELRSNLKVHDLIRDLALWIISGCQENNVGWLVRPHSNLERLPEDLNGREVISLAYNRIGSLHESPNFHKLRTFILQGNKELCHISSSFFVTMHWLKYLDLSRTCVTSLPEEIGMLHELQYLNLSFSSLISLPSALGDLNKLKYQYCGGAKELNAIPQDLVARLKNLNVLDLYSTGIFFFEGAFLDDLLSLSNLKGVGFNIDGLSALEKLLYVPKQRVRLIDSDECLTSISISPSLLGSNSELHLQELNIFFITELKELVMTSEDKTSWCLSHLKSFYLIFLPNLRDVIWEDLEPSYFLPKLAYMEIFECGSLTSLCWVAQLPSLQILKIARCRKLRSIIAGDRHTMIEEGTAFRSLKTLALDDLPNLESIYEEGILSFPSIEVITMFNCWNLRNLPLGLHSAKNLVYIRVLPPNLWDDMDWEFKHHFSSFVL, from the coding sequence ATGGAAGctaatgagaagaaaaaaatggagtgCCTGGATGACAATGCAGCATGGAGTTTGTTCAAAGAGAAAGCCGGTAAAGAACTCATTGCATCTGATAAACAAATCCAACATCATGCAGAGGATATCACAAAGAAATGCGCTGGACTTCCGCTTGCTCTTGTCACCGTAGGCAAAGCGATGTCGACTAAGAAGACACCTGGAGAATGGGAGTATGTTGCCACCATGATGAGGAAGTCCAAATATCAGAACATTCCAGGTATGAAGGAATCAAACTTCTTTCCTATTTTAAAGATCAGTTATGACAGTTTGGAGAGTGATTATTTAAGGCAGTGcttcttgtattgttctttATGGGGTGAGGATGAGCAAATACCTACAGATGAGCTCATAGAGTGTTGGATGGGGCATGGCTTATTAGATGATTATGATGAACTTAATGAAGCTTACATCAAGGGTGAGACTATTATTGGAATTCTTAAAGAAGCATGTTTACTCGAATCAGGAGTGCAACAGGGGGTTTTTGACCGTAGTGAATTAAGAAGCAATTTGAAGGTCCATGATTTGATCCGAGATCTTGCATTGTGGATAATTTCAGGTTGTCAGGAAAATAATGTAGGATGGTTAGTGAGACCTCATAGTAACTTAGAAAGGTTACCTGAAGATCTCAATGGCAGGGAAGTGATCTCTTTGGCATATAACAGAATAGGATCACTGCATGAATCTCCTAATTTCCATAAGCTCAGAACATTTATACTCCAAGGAAATAAAGAACTCTGCCATATTTCTTCAAGCTTCTTTGTGACAATGCACTGGCTCAAATATTTGGATCTATCCAGAACCTGTGTTACCTCTTTGCCGGAAGAGATAGGTATGTTGCATGAGTTGCAATATCTCAATTTGTCATTCTCATCTCTCATTTCTTTACCTTCGGCTCTGGGTGATTTGAATAAGTTGAAGTATCAATATTGTGGTGGAGCAAAAGAACTAAATGCTATTCCTCAAGATCTCGTAGCAAGGCTAAAAAATTTGAATGTATTGGATTTATATTCAACTGGCATCTTTTTCTTCGAAGGAGCATTTCTTGATGACTTGCTAAGCTTAAGCAATTTGAAAGGAGTGGGGTTCAACATAGACGGCCTTTCTGCATTGGAAAAGCTCTTATATGTTCCTAAGCAAAGAGTACGATTGATAGACTCTGATGAATGTTTAACTTCAATCAGCATATCGCCATCCCTACTTGGAAGCAACAGCGAGTTACACCTTCAAGAACtcaatatcttcttcattacTGAATTGAAGGAGTTGGTCATGACATCAGAGGATAAAACTTCTTGGTGCCTTTCTCACCTAAAAagcttttatttgatttttctcccTAATCTAAGGGACGTCATTTGGGAAGATCTAGAACCAAGTTATTTTCTCCCCAAGCTCGCTTATATGGAAATCTTTGAATGCGGCAGCTTGACTAGCTTGTGTTGGGTTGCTCAGCTACCATCTCTTCAGATTCTTAAGATAGCCAGATGTCGTAAACTGAGGAGTATTATAGCTGGTGATCGGCATACAATGATTGAGGAGGGCACTGCTTTCCGAAGCCTCAAGACATTGGCTCTTGATGATTTGCCAAATCTAGAATCCATCTATGAGGAGGGAATACTATCTTTCCCTTCCATTGAAGTGATTACTATGTTCAATTGTTGGAACTTGAGAAACCTCCCACTTGGACTTCACAGTGCTAAGAATCTTGTTTACATAAGAGTCTTACCACCAAACTTGTGGGATGACATGGATTGGGAGTTCAAGCATCACTTCTCCAGTTTTGTTTTATGA
- the LOC120277412 gene encoding putative disease resistance protein At1g63350, with protein MDHIASVVGSVAPYVVVPIVRQFKYLFLLNDNVKAIVNAMDELKAKRESIERDIQNAEREGKDCSPEVALWLQKVEAIEREVLAIKQAYDQRKKCIGITSLNVVSNYKIGRQAFKKIEEVKHLLNKDFKFEDVAKKLPPGHGSELPTPSTVFSVVSMLEVICLYLKENMAGIIGIWGMGGVGKTTLLRSINNELVHNKDDMFDHVIWVVVSRNNAEKIRSDLA; from the coding sequence ATGGATCACATTGCCTCTGTGGTTGGTTCTGTGGCTCCCTACGTGGTAGTTCCTATTGTCCGCCAATTCAAGTATTTATTCCTGCTCAACGATAATGTCAAAGCTATTGTTAATGCCATGGATGAACTAAAAGCCAAGAGGGAGAGCATAGAGAGAGACATCCAAAACGCTGAGCGAGAAGGCAAAGATTGCTCCCCTGAAGTGGCGCTTTGGCTTCAAAAGGTTGAAGCCATTGAACGTGAAGTGTTGGCCATAAAACAAGCATATGACCAAAGAAAAAAGTGCATTGGAATCACTTCACTCAATGTAGTTTCTAACTATAAGATCGGCAGACAAGCTTTCAAGAAGATAGAGGAGGTGAAGCATTTGCTGAACAAAGATTTTAAGTTTGAAGATGTAGCCAAGAAATTACCTCCGGGTCATGGAAGTGAGCTTCCAACTCCTTCGACGGTTTTCAGTGTGGTGTCCATGCTTGAGGTGATATGTCTCTATCTCAAAGAAAACATGGCAGGGATCATCGGGATATGGGGCATGGGAGGCGTCGGCAAAACCACACTTTTAAGAAGCATCAACAATGAATTAGTTCACAACAAAGATGACATGTTTGATCATGTCATTTGGGTTGTGGTTTCTCGGAATAATGCTGAAAAGATTCGATCTGATCTTGCTTAG